The genomic segment GGACGTTCAGGTACCATGTCTGTAGCAATTTTGCGTACACGAGAAAGCTTGCGCATTTCGCGCCGTGCATGCATCTCAATAAAGAGGCGAGGATCAAATGATGCTGTTATAAATTCTTGGTATATGGTATCTGAGTACACACCCGACAAATGGATGCGGCATGCCGTGGCGGCATCTTGGCATGCTTTCATCTGCGTCTCTGTCGCAGCATAAGTGCCGCGCCAGCTTCCATTCCATTTTAATACGTATCCACTCTTATCACGTATATACTTTTCGCGCCACACTTGAGGCGTATTGACAAGCGCATAAAAACTGCGGCTCGCAGAACTCAGCGCCAAAAGCGACCGTACGTCCAGCCATTCAATGAGGAACTGGACAAGAAATGCATCTTCCCAATATGCAAAGCACCCAAGACCCTTAGGGCGCAAATTCTTGGCTCCTTCCAAGTATGCGTTTCCCAGAGGACACACACCCAGTGGGTGCGCCGATAGCGCTAGCTCCAAGGACGACATGGTCCTGGAATTACCAACTTTTTTTTCTCTGCAGGCGGGGGATAGTGCCACGTGGGAAAAGATCAACACGCGCGGGTCGGCAGCAAAGAGTGCATGCGCAAATCTGAATGGCTTGACGTCCACCACACTACGTTGATCTGAACGTGATGAGGGAACTGATTACCTTCTCTGTCGGTCAAGCAGGAAATCAGATCTCTACGGCATTCTGGGAGACAATTCTTGAGGAGCATGGTCTGAACAAAGATGGAGTACGTAAGAGCCTGGTGTGCAAGCCATACTGATACCATACAGCAATACGTCGGTAACGATCCGCTGGAGCTTTCCAAGATCAACGTGTTCTTTGAAGACTCAAATCAGGAGGGAAAgtacgtgccgcgctcagTGAACATCGACTTGGAGCCGGGTACGATTGACCACCTCCGCACAGGTTCGTTGGGTCACCTGTTCCGCCCAGACAATTACGTTCATGGCGCGTCCGGTGCCGGTAATAACTTTGCTAAGGGCTTTTACACGGAGGGTGCAGAGCTTTTAGATGCTGTTCTTGAAGTAGCACGTCATGAAACAGAGCGTGCCGATATGTTTCAAGGCTTCCAACTGATTCATTCATTGGGTGGCGGTACAGGTTCTGGTCTTGGTACCAACCTGTTGAGCAAGTTGCGTGAAGAATATCCGGATCGTATGCTTGCAACATGGTCAGTGCTTCCGTCCCCAAAGGTGTCTGATACGGTTGTTGAGCCATACAACGCAACGCTCTCTTTCcaccagctcgtcgagaaTGCAGACCTGTCTTTCTGCTTGGACAATCAGGCACTGTACGATATTTGCCAGCGCACATTGCGTACCGAATCGCCTAGGTACGATGATCTCAACACGTTGATTTCGTACGCCATGTCAGGCTGCTCGACTACGCTGCGCTTCCCTGGTCAGCTTAACTCGGATCTCCGAAAATTGGGTGTGAACATGATACCATTCCCACGCTTGCACTTCTTTACATGCGGTTATGCACCGCTTGTTGCCTCCTCGCTTCAATCCTATCAAGCCTTGAATGTGCCTCAGTTGGTACAGCAGGGATTTAGCCCTCATAATAACATGGCTGCGATTGACCCACGCTCCGGCAAGTATCTCACAGTGGCAGCTATATTCCGTGGAAAGGTTTCAAGTGAAGAAGTCGAGTCTGAAATGCACAAGGTACAGCTCAAGTCAACCGGTGGCTTTGTCGAATGGATTCCTCAAAATGTGCTGACGTCGCTATGCAACGTGCCGCCTCCCAAGCTCAAACTCAGTGCCACCTTTATTGGTAACACCACATCGATCCAGGAACTTTTCAAGCGTACACACAGCCAATTCGGAGCTATGTTCCGCCGTAAGGCCTTCTTGCACTGGTACACGAACGAGGGCATGGACGAGATGGAATTCACAGAGGCGGAATCTAACTTGCTCGACTTGGTAGCTGAATATGAGCAGTATGAAGCTGCTGGCGTGGATGATGACGAAATGTACGAGGGTGAGTACGTCGAAGAAGTCTACGATGAACAGGGCGAGTACGTTCAAGACTATTAAAGATGTTTTCATAGCTTTCGAATCAGCTAAACATACTGTGCCTTCATTCGAGGCATCCCTGACACCCGAATATTCATAGTCGATGCTACGCATGTGTCGACACGCCGCAATCCTCACAGCTGCGACGCTACACATCTCGTCAAAGAACAATCGACTCAACAACCAACCCAAAACAAGCATACACTACATGACACACACTTTTCATAGGGGTAAAGACCTTTTGGATCTAGCGCAATGTAAGGCTATCTTGAGGCGATAGGCTCGCCGATACTCCATTTAGACACATTCGCGCCAAATTGTTTTGTGGCCATCACCCGTTCAGAAACACATATGATTTTGGCAGAGTCAGTGGACAAGGACATCAACACATCACATTGTCCATTGACCTGAGCAAGGATAACCAAAGAGACAATTCTCAATGGTCCTTACATCACAGGAGCTGCCCTGGTCGCGATCGCTTACTTCGAGCGAGCACGCATCTTTCTGCGCTTACGGCGAAGACGGCGCATACGCTTCTTTCTCCATTTATCCCTCATTTCCAATCCTGTATAGTGTTAGCCTACCGCTTTGGAAATGCGCTTGGACACATACCAAGTCCGACTGAAAATGGGATACGACGATAAAGAACAAGATGCGTGTGGCGCCCATCTCATTATAGCCCCTCAAACATTGAAAATAATCACGTGTCATGTAGTTCTGCCTTGTCAGCGTTGGTCATCTATGTGGAGACTCGGCCGTTGAGGCGACACGACACGACTCCTACGCACGGCCGCCAGGTATCGACGATAGTCATGTCGAGCGAAACGACGAAGCAAGTCAACGTCTCGGAAGGTGCGCCAGTTGAGCTGGACCAAAAAGCGCAGCCAAAAATGGAAGCAAACAAGGATGCAGGTTCTGAGGAATTGAACCCTGACGGAACCCCGCTTTCAGACAAACAGCGACGAAAGCGTGCAGAAAAGGCTGAAAAAGAGCGTATCAAGGCTGAGAAGGCAGCTCGCCTTGCGGCGGAGCAGGCTGCGCGTCAGGCTGCCGATGTCGACTTTGCCACAGAAAACTATGGTGTACTTCCGATGAATTGTTCGCAAGAAAGGAAGAACGAGCAGTTGTTTGCTATTGAAGACATCCACCCTGAGAAGGATGGTCAGCCTATCACGCTGTTGGCGCGTCTACAGACGAGTCGTCTCCCATCCGCGAAACTTGCTTTTCTTACGTTCCGCAATGGTGTGCACTGCGTGCAAGCCACACTTGCTGTGACCCCGGAAAAGATCTCGCGTCAGATGGTCAAATGGGCTGCTGCTGTTACGCCAGAATCAATCGTTCGAGTAGAAGGCACCATTTCTAAAGTACCCAAGCCAGTTGAGTCTCCATCTGTGACGGTAAAGGATGCAGAGATCAAAATCTCCCGCATGTTTGTGGCTGTGCCTGTGACGTGGGAAGGCCAAATCCCCTTTTATGTGGATGATGCAACGCGTTCAGATGCCGAAATCGAAGCTTCGCAAAACACGCCACGCCCATTGCCTCCTATTGCTCTTGACACGCGTCTGGACAATCGCGTGTTGGACTTGCGAACGCCCACGAATCAGGCCATCTTCCGTTTGAACCACGGTGTGTGCCGTCTGTTCCGTGAATTTTTGGAAAACAATGGATTTATCGAGATCCACACGCCTAAGCTTCAAGGCGCGGCTACGGAGAGTGGTGCATCTGTCTTCAAAGTGGATTACTTCAAGGGCAAGGCGTTCCTTGCGCAGAGTCCGCAGTTGGGTAAGCAGATGGCAATTTCTGCTGACTTTGGCCGTGTGTACGAGATTGGTCCGGTGTTCCGTGCAGAGGACAGCAATACAAACCGCCACATGACTGAGTTCACCGGTCTCGATCTGGAAATGGCATTCCAGGAGCATTATCACGAGGTGGTGGACCTTTTGAACCAATTGTTCATGTACATCTTTAGCGAGCTACCCAAGCGCTATGCCACCGAAATTGCTGCGGTTCGACGTCAGTATCCATCTGAGGAGTTTTTGGTGCCAGAAGCGCCCGTGTGCCTCAACTTTAAGGAAGGTATTCAAATGCTGCGCGATGCTGGCTACGAGGTCAATGACCTCGACGATCTAAGCACAGAGACCGAGCGTGCACTCGGCAAATTGGTACGCGATAAGTACAAGACGGACTTTTATGCGCTGGACAAGTTCCCAATGGAAGTGCGTCCATTTTACACCATGCCCGACCCAGAGGACTCGCGGTACTCCAATTCGTACGATTTCTTCATGCGCGGCCAAGAGATCTTGTCAGGTGCGCAGCGTATTCACGATGCCAAGTTTTTGGAAGAACGCCTGGCAGCAGCCAACATTCCGGTGTCTTCTATGAAGCACTATGTTGATGCCTTCCGTCTCGGTGCGCCACCACACGCGGGTGGTGGCATTGGCCTCGAGCGTGTTCTGATGCTCTACCTTGGGCTGAACAACATCCGTCGTGTTAGCATGTTCCCTCGTGACCCTAAGCGTGTGGAGCCGTAGAGTCTACACGAGTATGATCCATAAACCATTGCGACTGCGTAAGTAGCGTGGAACGTACAATGTCCGACAAAAGCTTGGTCCGTGCTGCTTTGTCTTGCTCTGACATGCCGGGATAGTTTTTGATCATAACTGTGACATAAGCCTAACATACATACCGTGCTCCCAACCGGGCCAGAACTTTATGGTCTTGTCCTGAACTAGCAGTCGATCATAAAACAGCTGCGAGCCGTCAGGGTCCGTAACACGGTCCGCTGTGCCGTGAAAAATGAGGATCGGACATCGAATGGACTCAGCAATCTGGTCGAGATGGGTGAGTCCATCTGCGATGCCAAGACCCGTGTCAATGCGTAGCCGACCCAAGTAGCCTTGTCGATCTTGTCGTGCATAGAATTCGACGTTCGGATCATCAGATAAGTGTCCACGGATGGGCTGTAGCACACCCAAACGACCGGCCACCAATGAAACCATGCGTGCTATAGCCTCAATGCAAACGTTGGGTCGCGTAATAGGAGAGATTTGAAGCATAGGTGCGGTCAGACAGATACCGTTTAGGGACATGGACACACTCGTCGATGGGGGAGGGTGCAAAGCGGCATGATACGCACAAGTGAATCCGCCCATGGATGCGCCTTGAGCGAAGCGCTTGCGATTTGCTAGGTTTTCAAGCTGCTCGTATTCATCCCACATGTGGACATGTAGCATCACGGCATTGAGAGCCCCTTCATTCCACCGTAAAGTAGGCAGGTAGCCATGCAGACCAGATGAGCGACCAAAGCTCGGCATATCAATACCAATCACACGAAATCCATTGCGCAGGTGGACACTTGCCGCAGTAGCTGTGCGGCCCGAGTACTCATtgatgccatgcgccatgTAAATGTCGGCATTCACTGTTGTATTAGCACGCTTCGAACGTACGCTTTGCACGGGCCACTTCGTCTGGCCGTTCCCAAACATAGTAATTCACCCACGCTGTCACGGGCTTTCCGAGGTAGGAAAACGGTAGGCGAAGACCCTGTCCTTGCATTTTCAGGTCCAATATAGGCTCGTTATAACTAAAGAAGacgcgccgacgcgtcACTTTAACACCCGGTGCCTCGTAAATGAGCTCGCGCTCAATGTTGGAGTAGGGGATGGCCTCGCGGCCATACGACGCGTCACCAAATCCGAAATACACCAAACCAAGCTTTGCAAGCCATGGTTCAATGAATACATAGTAGATTTCTCGGGTGTACCATGCAACGCAAGATACGAGATGTGACATGGTGGGGAGACAAGATTAGATAAATTGCTTACAAACTTCACTAGTCAAGCGCTCCAGATTACTACATGGAGGCAACGTACATTGTTCATGTCTACAAAGCTTGGGAGTCTACAATTTAGGCGCCGCCACCTTCAGACGGTCATGCATAGCACGGACTTCATCAAACGCTTCGTTCAAGAAGTGAGTGAGACGCGAAGCGCTATGCTCCTTCTTCAGGCACATGATCGTGAACGTCAGTGCATGATCCTTGATGGCATAAGCGACACCAAAGCCCTTAGGCGTGACCTCGCCAAAGCCCCATGCATCAAAGACGTCAGAACTAATTTGTGATGTGCTTAGGATCCAGGTGCCACTCTTGGCGTTCATTGGGTCCTTGAAGAGTGCAGGTGGCTCTTGACCCTTAGgaagcagctgcttgagaCCAAATAGGTGACGATCCACACCCGCACCATCAGCAGCATCCTTGGCGTAGCTAACGTGCTGCACAGCGGCAGCCTGGAACTTTTTGtggcgctcggcatcaCTGGCACTCGGGTTTTCCATGGCTTGGCAAAAGGCCAGACTCTCAACGCTGCAACTGCGGATCGTTTCCGTGCGACCAAGCTTGAACTTACGCGTCTGAGCCGCCTCATAAGTAGCGCAAGGGTGGCCAAACATCTTGTAGAAGGCAAGCTGAAGACACATCTGCGCCCAGGCATCAGGAGAACACTTGTAACCTTTGATGGCCTCCTTACCATAGGTAGTGTAGTCCAATACGGACATGTCCTGATCGTCCATGAGAGCCTTGAAATCTTTGCTTGCAGCATTTGAAGCCTTGGCTAAATCACCGCTTACCTCAAAGGGTAGGTACTGCGGCTCATCCAACACCGAACCGGACGAAGGACCACCTAGCTCAATCTTACCGGCTGCAAGGGCACTCACGATAAAGTTGTTCATACGAAGTGTCTGCGAGCCGTCCATCATCGAGTGCTCGCCAATGAAGCCGGACGTGCCATTTTCAAAGACCACGATCTGTTGCTTGTCAAAGAAGCGATTGCGAGCGTCGCCGCCATACACGGCCTCGCCACGCTCTTGGAAGGTCACAGGAGAGGTCGAGTCCAGATTCAACACAATAATACCGCTCTCCACtagctccagcagcttaCGGTTGTGCTCACCAGTGGCACCCGCTAACAAGGTCTCGCGATTTTTGACCCATTCGTCTCTGTTGGCAGCAGTAAATGAACCGATGGGGACAGGGTTGACCTGTTGAGTGCGCTCGTCCTCCACGATGCGCTGAagctgcagctcgatcTCAGCCACGCTAAGCTCCTTGCCAGTCAACTTGTTGACAAGATCCACAATAAAGAAGTGACCATTGCGGATCACAACAACATGCTGATGCGTGGCGGGGTCGTATGACTTGGCCACATCCTCGCCGGTCACAGGAATGCGGCACGAGTTAAACATCCACTTGTACGGGTACATGCACATGAAACCAGTCTTGGTCTTTTCGGGGGAGAGGGTCTCAGAAACAATCATTTCACGGAAAGCCATCATGGCTTTGAGCAGttgtgcgccgcggctAACACCAGTGGTTGTCTTGGGCACAGATTTGTGTAGATAAAAGTAACTCGAGAATGGAACGACGGGATCACGGTATGACATATACGAGTACGAAAGCCACCAGTCTGACAGCCAGCTCTCGCGGCCCTCAGCAGTAGCACGCTTGACTaggcgctcctgcagcgACTTGACCAGCTCGGCATCCTTTCCGTTCAGAGCCGACTCGACCGCAGCCTTCGAAAAGGCAGCAGCCTCTTCTGACGGCTGAAGCGGCAGGGTGGAGCGCAAGTACTTAGACAACGTTTGCTCCAGCGGAGGCACTGGTAGCTGAGGTAGCGATGTTTGGCCCATAAACATCGGCTTGGTCGTAGCAGAGGAGGCGTGCATACGTTGGCTAGATTTGGTGTTGTCAGCAGCAAACTTTGTCAAGAGACGACTTGTGAGAGCGTTTTTGGTGGTgcgaagaagaggagcaCGCGCGTCCATAGGACTCGTGTTCGTAGAAAAGCAAGCGTTGATTTGTGGCCTGTTCGACCTTTGACGGTTGGGGCCTAATTTCACGCGCGTAAGTCGGCGCGTGTTGAATAAGCGTCACAGACCCGGTAAATCTAAATTGAACACCGGTGCCCGACCGAAGAAGCTCCAAGCCACTCACACCGAGCCAATTCGTGAAGGAAAGGTGGAGGGTGCACGTGGGGATGACCGAAAGCAGTGAGATTGGCCCCCGGTCACCGTATTTGGATGCAATAAAGATGCATGAAGCAGTTGTGTAACCTCTCCCCCACCACAGCCATTAGATATTTGAAACATGGAAGACCCGCTTGCTGAAATTAATGGTGTTGTGGAAGGACTTGTGCGTGCAAAGGATGCCGATGCGCAACGCGATGTCCTCCAGCGCTACTTTTTGCAGGGCGCGTCATTCGACCATCCGATGTGCTGCGTAACCCGCTCGCGCAACTCTCGTGATGCTGGTCTTTTGCAAGTTTATCAATTTTTGCGTAGCGTTTTCATGGATACCGAAATCAAGATTCATTCGGTTGCTATCAATGAGGAGAAAGACCGCATGTATGTGGAAGCGACTCAGCACCTTCGCAGTTACATTCCGTTTGTGCGTAAATACATCTATGATCGTTACGCGAGACTTCTCGTGGTACTCTCTCTGCAAAAGATGGAAGACGGCAAATATTATGTCTCACGCCAGCAAGACTTGTATTCAATTCAGGAAGAATCAGAAACGCTGCTGCCTGGTGGTGTGGACGACTACGTGGTGGAGATCAAGGCATTCGTAGGATACCTTCTCATGCTTTACGTCGCTTTCTTCCAATTATTCGGCATTTGGAGGCCTCGTAAGCCATGCCCGTAATTGCTGTCTATAATAGTTTGAATGTATTAGAACAATTTTGCATATACGACGATGATAGACCTTGATCGTCCATGACAAAGGGCGCCAAATTGGCGTATTGGCGGCACCCGAGGTATATGTCGGCTTTCAACGTAAGCACGAAACTCAATTAAACGTCCCGTGCGCAAGACCTCCAGTTAGGTTAACAAAAACGCAGGCGTGCCTTGTACACCTTTCCCAAGAGGTCCGTCTGCATACTGCAAGACTTTGGTCAAACCTGCCTCCTGACATAGCAATTGGGTCTCTGTACAAAGTGCACAAAATTGCACCTCAGTGCATTGGTGATTTTTTCGCAACATGTCAAGCAACGAATCCCATCATATATCAATGGAACAGACAGAAGGGACTAGTCAGACAGCCAGTCGATGGCGCGATAACCGCAAAAAGAGTGAGTTTTCAAACCCATTAAATGATCTTCGTCGATTTTTAAACAATCATATTGGAAGCGGTAACGTGCGGAATTCTTCCAAGAAAGAGGGCTCTCAGAAGCATGAACGCTCGCGTGCCAGTACAATGAGCCACCGAGACATAGATTTACCGCCTTGGTCTGGTGCTGGTATTTCGAAAAAGTATGGCAAGTTTGGAAAAACGCTTGGCATTGGTGCTGGCGGCACGGTTCGTGTCATCAAGCGGTCCAAGGATCAGGCCCAACTAGCCGTTAAAGAGTTTCGGCACAGGCGTCCCGATGAAAGTGAGAAAGAATACATCAAGAAAGTGACGGCAGAGTTTTGTATCGGAAGTACGCTTCACCATATCAACATTATCAAGACCTTGGATATTATTCGAGACAATGATCTCTTTTTCGAAGTCATGGAATATGCTCCTATTGAGCTATTTGCCATCGTAATGAGCGGCAAGATGGGATTCAATGAGATCAATTGTGTTTTTCGTCAAATTGTAGATGGCGTTGACTACCTGCATGGCCTTGGACTGGCGCACCGCGATCTCAAAATCGACAACTGTGTCATGACCTCGGATGGGATAGTCAAGATCATTGATTTTGGTACAGCCACTGTGTTTCAAGTGCCAGGCAAAAGCGCTTTGTTTGCCACGGGCATAGTAGGGTCTGACCCATACCTAGCGCCAGAGGTCCTCTCGCGACAGACTTACGATGCGCGCTTGACAGACGTCTGGAGCCTTGCAATCGTTTACATTTGTATGGTCCTTAAAAGGTTCCCTTGGAAGATACCTGATCCCGAATTGGATCCTAGCTTCAAGTTATTTTTGCTGGCCCATCCTGAGCTGGGCGGCATTAAGCCTTCAAGCCTTCTcgaggacgacgaagcCCATGATGAGCCTATGATCAGCGACCAGTTGCCAGAAACCCGTTACGGAACTGTCTTGCAATCATCGGGTGCTCATCGGCTGCTTGACCAATACACGGGTGATGGCAATGTTAATGCTATTCCCACTGCCAAAGAAGCTGGTTACGATATATCACTCGCTATCCCGACCAGTGACGAATCGACAACCGTAACACCTGTTGACACAAACGATGGCCAGGTGCCTCGTGATATACCACCATCACACGAAGAACATCAAGACTTGCTTGATGAGCGTCACTATCATGAGCAGGAGCTTTCCAGTGAAGTGCATTCGCCGAAAGACCACGAAATGTCGAAGGAAAAGAATGGCACGAGTCCTGATGAGGATCCTCAACCGCGTGCGGCCGATAGTCTGTTCAGGATTCTACCGCTTCGTCCACGTATGTGCCTATCACGCATGTTGGTTCTAGACCCAAAGAACCGCGCAACGTTGGGTGATTTGCTTCGTGGAAGAAGTTATGGTGGCACTGACGGCGCTATTTCTGCCACCGCTTACGCACAACAGCAACAAGCTGCAGAGGCTGAACAGATATCTCCACTCGTAATGCCTGTGGATACAAGTCAGATTAGGAACAACACATCAAGAAGTGCGCCTTACGGAACCATGGAGCCATACGTTGATGAGTTTGAAAATGATGAGGACTATGGTGATGAGTGGCTCAAGGGAATCAACACTTGCTCACATTGGCGATTAAGTTCTACAACATCTGGATGCTCGTCTACTGTGGACACTCATACACTTGTGGACGTGCCCGCGACTATGACCAACTCCCTTGAACCTGCGATGCATGACAAAAACTGTTTTGCGGATATGGGATTCCGAAGCATCAATGACATCATGTCAGGTATTGCGTGTCGACCCCCACCTAATCATACACATGCATCGCTCTCGGCTTTGCAAGAACACAAGCGCAGATTGTTCCCTCGTAGAGATTGAACGAATTGGTTGAATTCTCAAACCTACATTTGGCGCGTTTGCTGATGCAGCATTATGTGACACTGATTCGCCCTATGCATACTACACGTGTTCCTGCAGCAATTCAACGAATGATACATGACATTATGCGAGAAGAGGGCAGTGCTTCaagcagcggcgcaggaAAAGCGCGTGTCCTTGACGCATCGTGGATACAATGTGGATAGGCTCGCAGCAGCAACTTGGGCTCTCGTTTTACCACGTACGGGCTAGCCGTTGCTCTCAGGCTGGCTAGCTAGACCATGAGTACGAACTATGCCATGGTGCCACAGGGTCGTGAGAATGTAAACGACCCATTCAATCAGCACCAGGTGTACGACTCCCGTCCTTTACGCCCCCTTGGTGCGCGATCGCAATACGAAccagctcgtgctgcgAATTCACACCCTTATCAGTTCGAGAACAATCACTACCAGCAAAGTCAACAGAATTTACTTGCCGGTCAGCAGGGCATGTCTTATGAAACCAACCAACAAGACGACCTGTCGCGAAGTTTCCAGACGCCTGATGCTGCTGGCTCAGCGTCAAGAAACCAAACAGGCGGCATTCAACCCTCTGACTACAACGAAAAATTCTCCAAGCAACGTCCATCACGAAAATGGCTCTGGTGGCTCGTTGCAGCGATTGTGTTGATTTGCGTAATTCTCGCCGCGGTTCTTGGTGGGGTTCTTGGTTCTCGTGCTTcagatgatgatgacgacgacagCAAAGATAATCATTCCATGCCGAAAAGCCAAACGGGAAGCGATAACAAACCAAGTAATCTTGTTGGTGTATTCCCGCAGAGCGT from the Malassezia restricta chromosome II, complete sequence genome contains:
- a CDS encoding carnitine O-acetyltransferase, translated to MDARAPLLRTTKNALTSRLLTKFAADNTKSSQRMHASSATTKPMFMGQTSLPQLPVPPLEQTLSKYLRSTLPLQPSEEAAAFSKAAVESALNGKDAELVKSLQERLVKRATAEGRESWLSDWWLSYSYMSYRDPVVPFSSYFYLHKSVPKTTTGVSRGAQLLKAMMAFREMIVSETLSPEKTKTGFMCMYPYKWMFNSCRIPVTGEDVAKSYDPATHQHVVVIRNGHFFIVDLVNKLTGKELSVAEIELQLQRIVEDERTQQVNPVPIGSFTAANRDEWVKNRETLLAGATGEHNRKLLELVESGIIVLNLDSTSPVTFQERGEAVYGGDARNRFFDKQQIVVFENGTSGFIGEHSMMDGSQTLRMNNFIVSALAAGKIELGGPSSGSVLDEPQYLPFEVSGDLAKASNAASKDFKALMDDQDMSVLDYTTYGKEAIKGYKCSPDAWAQMCLQLAFYKMFGHPCATYEAAQTRKFKLGRTETIRSCSVESLAFCQAMENPSASDAERHKKFQAAAVQHVSYAKDAADGAGVDRHLFGLKQLLPKGQEPPALFKDPMNAKSGTWILSTSQISSDVFDAWGFGEVTPKGFGVAYAIKDHALTFTIMCLKKEHSASRLTHFLNEAFDEVRAMHDRLKVAAPKL
- a CDS encoding tubulin beta produces the protein MRELITFSVGQAGNQISTAFWETILEEHGLNKDGQYVGNDPLELSKINVFFEDSNQEGKYVPRSVNIDLEPGTIDHLRTGSLGHLFRPDNYVHGASGAGNNFAKGFYTEGAELLDAVLEVARHETERADMFQGFQLIHSLGGGTGSGLGTNLLSKLREEYPDRMLATWSVLPSPKVSDTVVEPYNATLSFHQLVENADLSFCLDNQALYDICQRTLRTESPRYDDLNTLISYAMSGCSTTLRFPGQLNSDLRKLGVNMIPFPRLHFFTCGYAPLVASSLQSYQALNVPQLVQQGFSPHNNMAAIDPRSGKYLTVAAIFRGKVSSEEVESEMHKVQLKSTGGFVEWIPQNVLTSLCNVPPPKLKLSATFIGNTTSIQELFKRTHSQFGAMFRRKAFLHWYTNEGMDEMEFTEAESNLLDLVAEYEQYEAAGVDDDEMYEGEYVEEVYDEQGEYVQDY
- a CDS encoding acylglycerol lipase, whose protein sequence is MSHLVSCVAWYTREIYYVFIEPWLAKLGLVYFGFGDASYGREAIPYSNIERELIYEAPGVKVTRRRVFFSYNEPILDLKMQGQGLRLPFSYLGKPVTAWVNYYVWERPDEVARAKLNADIYMAHGINEYSGRTATAASVHLRNGFRVIGIDMPSFGRSSGLHGYLPTLRWNEGALNAVMLHVHMWDEYEQLENLANRKRFAQGASMGGFTCAYHAALHPPPSTSVSMSLNGICLTAPMLQISPITRPNVCIEAIARMVSLVAGRLGVLQPIRGHLSDDPNVEFYARQDRQGYLGRLRIDTGLGIADGLTHLDQIAESIRCPILIFHGTADRVTDPDGSQLFYDRLLVQDKTIKFWPGWEHVMIKNYPGMSEQDKAARTKLLSDISQWFMDHTRVDSTAPHA
- a CDS encoding aspartyl-tRNA synthetase; this translates as MSSETTKQVNVSEGAPVELDQKAQPKMEANKDAGSEELNPDGTPLSDKQRRKRAEKAEKERIKAEKAARLAAEQAARQAADVDFATENYGVLPMNCSQERKNEQLFAIEDIHPEKDGQPITLLARLQTSRLPSAKLAFLTFRNGVHCVQATLAVTPEKISRQMVKWAAAVTPESIVRVEGTISKVPKPVESPSVTVKDAEIKISRMFVAVPVTWEGQIPFYVDDATRSDAEIEASQNTPRPLPPIALDTRLDNRVLDLRTPTNQAIFRLNHGVCRLFREFLENNGFIEIHTPKLQGAATESGASVFKVDYFKGKAFLAQSPQLGKQMAISADFGRVYEIGPVFRAEDSNTNRHMTEFTGLDLEMAFQEHYHEVVDLLNQLFMYIFSELPKRYATEIAAVRRQYPSEEFLVPEAPVCLNFKEGIQMLRDAGYEVNDLDDLSTETERALGKLVRDKYKTDFYALDKFPMEVRPFYTMPDPEDSRYSNSYDFFMRGQEILSGAQRIHDAKFLEERLAAANIPVSSMKHYVDAFRLGAPPHAGGGIGLERVLMLYLGLNNIRRVSMFPRDPKRVEP
- a CDS encoding protein kinase, giving the protein MSSNESHHISMEQTEGTSQTASRWRDNRKKSEFSNPLNDLRRFLNNHIGSGNVRNSSKKEGSQKHERSRASTMSHRDIDLPPWSGAGISKKYGKFGKTLGIGAGGTVRVIKRSKDQAQLAVKEFRHRRPDESEKEYIKKVTAEFCIGSTLHHINIIKTLDIIRDNDLFFEVMEYAPIELFAIVMSGKMGFNEINCVFRQIVDGVDYLHGLGLAHRDLKIDNCVMTSDGIVKIIDFGTATVFQVPGKSALFATGIVGSDPYLAPEVLSRQTYDARLTDVWSLAIVYICMVLKRFPWKIPDPELDPSFKLFLLAHPELGGIKPSSLLEDDEAHDEPMISDQLPETRYGTVLQSSGAHRLLDQYTGDGNVNAIPTAKEAGYDISLAIPTSDESTTVTPVDTNDGQVPRDIPPSHEEHQDLLDERHYHEQELSSEVHSPKDHEMSKEKNGTSPDEDPQPRAADSLFRILPLRPRMCLSRMLVLDPKNRATLGDLLRGRSYGGTDGAISATAYAQQQQAAEAEQISPLVMPVDTSQIRNNTSRSAPYGTMEPYVDEFENDEDYGDEWLKGINTCSHWRLSSTTSGCSSTVDTHTLVDVPATMTNSLEPAMHDKNCFADMGFRSINDIMSGIACRPPPNHTHASLSALQEHKRRLFPRRD